One Streptomyces sp. R28 DNA window includes the following coding sequences:
- a CDS encoding Mut7-C RNAse domain-containing protein, with amino-acid sequence MNGPEIRVEFASELRVFLPNGRRQDGAAQVTTDGVSTLGHVVESLGVPLTEVGTLVVDGREVPVSHIPAAGESVTVRPVQHPQRVPGAPLRFLLDVHLGTLARRLRLLGVDTAYESTDIGDPALAARSAAEQRVMLSRDRGLLRRRELWTGAYIYSTRPEDQLREVLDRFRPELHPWTRCSACNGVLKAATKDEVADQLEGGTQRSYDVFAQCTQCKRAYWKGAHHEQLVAIVERALADYAS; translated from the coding sequence GTGAACGGTCCCGAGATCCGTGTCGAGTTCGCCTCCGAGCTGCGCGTCTTCCTCCCCAACGGACGGCGCCAGGACGGTGCCGCCCAGGTCACCACCGACGGCGTCTCGACCCTCGGCCATGTCGTCGAGTCCCTCGGCGTCCCGCTCACCGAGGTCGGCACCCTGGTCGTCGACGGCCGCGAGGTGCCGGTGTCGCACATCCCGGCGGCGGGCGAGTCCGTGACCGTACGGCCCGTCCAGCACCCCCAGCGGGTGCCCGGCGCTCCCCTGCGCTTCCTGCTCGACGTCCACCTAGGCACCCTCGCCCGCCGCCTGCGCCTGCTCGGCGTGGACACGGCGTACGAGTCGACGGACATCGGCGACCCGGCGCTCGCCGCCCGCTCGGCCGCCGAGCAGCGGGTCATGCTCAGCCGTGACCGGGGGCTGCTGCGCCGCCGCGAACTGTGGACCGGCGCGTACATCTACAGCACCCGCCCCGAGGACCAGCTCCGCGAGGTCCTGGACCGGTTCCGCCCCGAGCTGCACCCCTGGACCCGCTGCTCCGCCTGCAACGGCGTGCTCAAGGCCGCCACCAAGGACGAGGTGGCGGACCAGCTGGAGGGCGGGACGCAGCGGTCGTACGACGTCTTCGCACAGTGCACCCAGTGCAAGCGCGCGTACTGGAAGGGCGCGCACCACGAACAGCTGGTGGCCATCGTGGAACGCGCCCTCGCCGACTACGCGAGCTGA
- a CDS encoding TetR/AcrR family transcriptional regulator: MTSAHSSPLTDRPQLGLRERKKIKTRTAIRDATYALVKEQGYDATTIEQIAERAEVSPSTVFRYFPTKEDIVLTDEYDPLMLEELRARPASESWMDSVRYVMHRAMDALLAEDPEAVRTRAHLAVQIPAVRARMIESMSATGRLLRGAIAERLGLDPEALEVRVYAMSLVGGLMEVNIAWAENDCRDDLRELVDRALDVIEHGLPAKKT, translated from the coding sequence ATGACCTCCGCGCACTCCTCTCCCCTGACCGACCGTCCCCAGCTGGGGCTTCGTGAGCGGAAGAAGATCAAGACCCGGACGGCGATCCGCGACGCGACGTACGCGCTGGTCAAGGAACAGGGCTACGACGCCACCACGATCGAGCAGATCGCCGAGCGCGCCGAGGTGTCGCCGTCCACGGTCTTCCGGTACTTCCCGACGAAGGAGGACATCGTCCTCACGGACGAGTACGACCCTCTGATGCTGGAGGAGTTGCGGGCCCGGCCCGCCTCGGAGTCCTGGATGGACTCGGTGCGGTACGTGATGCACAGGGCCATGGACGCGCTGCTGGCCGAGGACCCGGAGGCGGTCCGGACCCGGGCGCACCTGGCGGTCCAGATCCCCGCCGTCCGCGCCCGGATGATCGAGAGCATGTCGGCGACCGGACGCCTGCTGCGGGGCGCCATCGCCGAGCGCCTCGGTCTGGACCCGGAAGCCCTGGAAGTGCGGGTCTACGCGATGTCCCTCGTCGGCGGCCTGATGGAGGTCAACATCGCCTGGGCGGAGAACGACTGCCGGGACGACCTCCGCGAGCTGGTGGACCGGGCCCTGGACGTCATCGAGCACGGCCTCCCCGCGAAAAAGACCTGA
- a CDS encoding hemolysin III family protein, whose translation MTAPVPDAQPDTAAAGRGSAAPSLPQQIAHHAQQLTDEIKPKLRGWLHLGMFPAALIAGLVLTALADSPRGRLACGIFALTACLLFGVSALYHRGNWSPRMDGFLRRLDHANIFLIIAGTYTPLTMLLLPGSKGQWLLWGIWAAAAAGIIFRVFWVGAPRWLYTPCYIAMGWAAVFFLPDFMRTGGIAVLVLVIVGGLLYSAGGVIYGIKRPNPSPRWFGFHEVFHSFTLAAFITHYVGISLVAYQHG comes from the coding sequence ATGACTGCGCCCGTCCCCGACGCGCAACCGGACACGGCGGCCGCCGGCCGCGGTTCGGCCGCGCCTTCCCTGCCTCAACAGATCGCGCACCACGCCCAGCAGCTGACGGACGAGATCAAGCCCAAGCTCCGCGGCTGGCTGCACCTCGGCATGTTCCCGGCCGCACTGATCGCGGGCCTGGTGCTCACCGCCCTCGCCGACTCCCCCAGAGGCCGGCTCGCCTGCGGGATCTTCGCCCTCACCGCCTGCCTGCTGTTCGGCGTGAGCGCGCTGTACCACCGGGGCAACTGGAGCCCGCGCATGGACGGCTTCCTGCGCCGGCTGGATCACGCCAACATCTTCCTGATCATCGCGGGCACCTACACCCCGCTGACGATGCTGCTCCTGCCGGGGTCCAAGGGTCAGTGGCTGCTGTGGGGCATCTGGGCCGCCGCCGCGGCGGGCATCATCTTCCGCGTGTTCTGGGTCGGCGCCCCGCGCTGGCTCTACACCCCCTGCTACATCGCGATGGGCTGGGCGGCCGTCTTCTTCCTGCCGGACTTCATGCGCACCGGCGGCATCGCCGTACTGGTCCTGGTCATCGTCGGCGGCCTCCTCTACAGCGCGGGCGGCGTGATCTACGGCATCAAGCGCCCGAACCCGTCACCGCGCTGGTTCGGCTTCCACGAGGTCTTCCACTCCTTCACGCTGGCGGCGTTCATCACGCACTACGTGGGGATCTCGCTGGTGGCGTACCAGCACGGATAG